One segment of Cryptococcus neoformans var. grubii H99 chromosome 2, complete sequence DNA contains the following:
- a CDS encoding methionine aminopeptidase, type I, translated as MTRRPRGLNVPPVRNWGSRDRFSVTRTVSRRTMAAQVESGKNSSLPASMRNYRFTGPLRPVYPLSPKRLVPAHIERPDYADHPQGMSACEAVRERSVKSLNKEEIEGMRKVCRLAREVLDLVASHIKPGVTTDELDAICHQACIDRNSYPSPLNYVKFPKSICTSVNEVICHGIPDQRPLQEGDIINLDVTLYHGGFHGDLNATYPVGKVDQESQDLMDTTKKAMDEAIALCKPGVPYREIGNKIEEVIKPKGFGIVRRYTGHGIHHLFHCLPTIVHYGGSKTPGRMEAGQVFTIEPMVNLGTSNLEHWNDDWTAVTADGRRSAQFEETILITETGVEILTRPPTSSQNKKKKKKKNNGGADAGTATPTENGNGTSGAATPTTEVARGVENLEVEASS; from the exons ATGGCTGCTCAGGTAGAGTCTGGGA AGAACTCATCACTTCCCGCCTCCATGCGTAACTACCGATTTACCGGGCCCCTTCGGCCTGTTTACCCTTTATCACCGAAACGACTGGTGCCTGCACATATTGAGCGTCCCGATTATGCCGACCACC CTCAAGGAATGTCCGCATGTGAGGCTGTTAGGGAGAGGAGTGTTAAAAGCTTGAataaggaggagattgagggTATGCGGAAAGTCTGCCGC CTTGCTAGGGAAGTTCTGGACCTCGTCGCCTCCCACATCAAACCCGGTGTCACCACCGATGAGCTCGATGCAATTTGCCATCAAGCCTGTATCGACCGAAACTCCTACCCCAGTCCTCTCAACTACGTCAAGTTCCCCAAGAGTATATGTACAAGTGTCAACGAGGTCATTTGCCATGGTATTCCCGATCAGAGGCCTTTGCAGGAGGGAGATATCATCAATCTTGATGTGACTTTGT ACCACGGAGGTTTTCATGGTGATCTTAACGCCACTTACCCTGTTGGCAAGGTCGACCAAGAATCTCAAGACTTGATGGACACCACCAAGAAAGCTATGGATGAGGCTATCGCCCTCTGCAAACCCGGCGTTCCTTACCGAGAAATTGGTAACAAGATCGAGGAGGTTATCAAGCCCAAGGGTTTCGGTATTGTGAGGAGATATACTGGGCACGGTATCCACCACTTATTTCACTGTTTGCCAACCATTGTCCACTATGGGGGATCCAAGACACCAGGAAGGATGGAGGCTGGTCAGGTGTTCACTATTGAACCTATGGTCAACCTCGGTACAAGTAATTTGGAGCACTGGAATGATGACTGGACAGCGGTTACTGCTGATGGCAGGAGGTCCGCCCAGTTTGAGGAAACGATCTT AATCACAGAGACCGGTGTTGAAATCCTTACTCGTCCGCCCACGTCTTCTCAaaacaagaaaaagaagaagaagaagaacaatgGTGGCGCTGACGCCGGCACTGCAACCCCAACAGAAAATGGCAACGGTACTTCTGGCGCTGCTACCCCCACAACAGAAGTAGCCAGAGGCGTTGAAAATTTGGAAGTTGAGGCGTCTTCATAG
- a CDS encoding adaptor protein complex AP-1 encodes MADAKFFTRTKIQELKDELRNSNDKRDKGFLRKKTALKKIVANMTMGNDVSPLFPDMIQCMAIQVLEIKKMVYLYLVNYGRIRPEELKGAIPSFLTDCADRNPLIRGLAIRTMSSIPLPIIVQALVDPLRHALQDQDPYVRKTAAIAVAKLYASEAGRRVIEREGFVGMLRDLLADHNPTVVANCVAALVEISDRGDDIVLKLNVNVAGKLIAALGECSEWGQIYILDSLLSFVPQSHMEAEQLAERISVRLQHANSAVVLTTIKVILYLMNYMEDEGLIRALERKMGPPLVTLLSSGSEVQYVGLRNILLIIQRRPAILQNEVKVFFCKYNDPIYVKLAKLEIMYRLTREENVSEVLAELKEYASEVDVDFVRKAVRSIGRLAIKIAPAADECINTLLGLMHTKISYVVQEAIVVIKDIFRRYPNQYESIIGTLCENLDVLDEPEAKAAMIWIVGQYADRINNSEELLEDFAFTFKEEPAEVQLALLTAVVKLFIRRPTVAQELLPKVLKLATEEAENPDLRDRGFMYWRLLTADPAAARDIVLAEKPPISTETDRMDKGMLDQLLLHTGTLGSIYHKNPHTFIRTAKPKYLPESPALNASSKRHLITSYGLPSLSRSIAPSLPARPTSYVSQTSPTSALPNTVPGAGSMQRDRAENDDPYGQLGDLEFGHGGAGGYQTDIPRPKGAEEDLLF; translated from the exons ATGGCCGACGCGAAGTTCTTCA CCCGGACGAAGATCCAAGAGCTGAAAGATGAACTTCGTAACTCAAATGACAAGCGCGACAAGGGGTTcttgagaaagaagacggccttgaagaagattgttgCGAATATGACGATGGGCAACGATG TGTCCCCGTTATTCCCTGATATGATTCAATGCATGGCTATTCAAGTGCTCGAGATCAAGAAAA TGGTCTATCTTTACTTGGTGAACTATGGTCGTATAAGACCAGAGGAGCTCAAAGGCGCTATTCCTAGTTTCCTTACC GATTGTGCTGACCGTAATCCCCTTATCCGAGGGCTTGCCATCCGTACCATGTCTTCTATACCTCTGCCCATTATCGTCCAAGCGCTTGTTGATCCTTTAAGGCATGCTTTGCAAGACCAGGATCCTTATGTTCGTAAAACTGCTGCTATTGC GGTGGCAAAGCTTTATGCATCAGAAGCTGGAAGGCGAGTAattgagagagaaggattcGTGGGCATGCTCAG AGACTTGCTTGCCGATCACAACCCCACTGTCGTGGCCAACTGCGTTGCTGCACTTGTTGAGATTTCTGATAGAGGTGACGACATCGTCCTCAAATTGAATGTCAATGTGGCCGGAAAGCTCATTGCCGCACTCGGCGAATGTTCCGA ATGGGGTCAAATCTACATCCTCGATTCGCTTCTCTCATTTGTACCTCAGTCACATATGGAAGCTGAGCAGCTCGCCGAGAGAATATCAGTCAGGCTTCAGCACGCCAATAGTGCCGTCGTGTTGACTACCATCAAAGTTATCTTGTACCTGATGAACTatatggaggatgaagggcTGATTAGGgctttggagaggaaaatGGGTCCGCCTTTAG TAACCCTTTTATCGTCCGGTTCGGAAGTGCAATACGTCGGTCTCCGAaatatcctcctcatcatccaacgCCGACCCGCCATTCTCCAAAATGAAGTCAAAGTCTTTTTCTGCAAATACAATGACCCCATCTACGTCAAGCTTGCCAAACTCGAAATCATGTACCGCCTCACCCGAGAAGAAAACGTCTCAGAAGTGCTTGCCGAGCTAAAGGAGTACGCCTCCGAGGTGGATGTCGACTTTGTGCGAAAGGCGGTGAGATCGATTGGCAGACTGGCAATCAAGATTGCTCCCGCTGCGGACGAATGCATCAACACGCTCCTGGGGTTGATGCACACCAAGATCAGTTATGTCGTACAGGAAGCGATTGTCGTCATCAAGGATATCTTCCGGCGTTACCCCAACCAATATGAGAGTATCATTGGGACGTTATGTGAGAACTTGGATGTGTTGGATGAGCCCGAGGCGAAGGCGGCAATGATATGGATTGTGGGGCAGTATGCAGACAGGATCAACAATAGCGAAGAGCTGTTGGAAGATTTTGCATTTACTTTCAAAGAGGAGCCCGCGGAAGTGCAGCTGGCCTTGCTTACCGCTGTTGtcaagctcttcattcGACGACCTACTGTTGCGCAAGAGCTCTTGCCAAAAGTGCTCAAGTTGGCTacggaagaagcagagaatCCTGATTTACGAGACCGA GGCTTCATGTACTGGCGATTACTTACTGCCGACCCGGCAGCAGCTAGGGACATCGTCCTTGCTGAGAAGCCCCCCATCTCCACCGAGACCGATAGGATGGACAAGGGTATGCTTGACCAGTTGCTTTTGCATACCGGAACTCTCGGAAGTATCTACCACAAGAACCCCCAT ACATTCATCCGCACGGCCAAGCCTAAATACCTCCCTGAATCTCCGGCTCTCAACGCGTCCTCCAAACGACACCTCATCACATCCTACGGCCTCCCGTCCCTCTCCCGCTCCATCGCCCCTTCTTTACCCGCCCGACCTACCTCTTACGTATCCCAAACGTCTCCCACGTCTGCACTGCCCAACACAGTCCCAGGAGCAGGCTCGATGCAACGAGACAGGGCGGAGAACGATGACCCATATGGTCAGCTTGGTGACCTCGAATTTGGACACGGAGGTGCTGGTGGATACCAGACGGATATTCCGAGACCAAAAGGtgcggaagaggatttgTTATTCTAA
- a CDS encoding solute carrier family 35, member C2, which translates to MDRDTESISGPSRPAVYDPVSVQDTSFDAPPGYSQNGHTYSADPNGYQKGKSSFPRDPTFERNGTSIDGVNHQHEGHRHATLAMKKALWWRNAIVTGTFILTWYAFATLLSLYNKWMFSPQYYNFQYPLFVTACHMIVQFALAALIRIIWADKFRPKERPMRGDYLTKILPTAASTGGDIGLSNLSLKTITLSLYTMCKSSTLIFVLIFAFAFRLETYSLRLISVISLISFGVFCMVFNTTTVSIPGILMVFSASALGGLRWALTELVMHKKAMGLSNPFATIFWLAPLMAVTLAIASMIVEGWFGILRSEFFEGWRAIETGGVIVLPGTLAFAMVASEYFVIQRAGVVPLSIAGIFKEVSTISISAWVFGDQLTTFNIIGVVITITGIALYSFHKYQKSISSTVELDAEGKPITTDDSAEPLIAPSHTRHSSVGNRQSYEHDPLASITNNVPLSYLSSSANPSSHDVSLTSTGAREREEEEVNKAKDDFEGWDRPGEWSVDEEELEEVAEEEVERRMREREGQMDKQGKWGEWLNKRM; encoded by the exons ATGGACAGAGACACGGAATCAATCTCTGGCCCAAGCCGTCCCGCCGTCTACGATCCTGTATCCGTCCAAGACACCTCATTCGATGCCCCTCCTGGTTATTCCCAAAACGGGCATACATATAGCGCTGACCCTAATGGATatcaaaaaggaaaatcGTCCTTTCCAAGAGATCCGACGTTTGAGCGAAATGGAACGAGTATAGACGGGGTTAACCATCAACACGAAGGGCATCGACATGCGACGTTGGCTATGAAGAAGGCTTTGTGGTGGAGGAATGCCATTGTGACCGGGACATTCATCTTAACATG GTATGCATTTGCGACCCTTTTATCTCTCTACAACAAGTGGATGTTCTCACCGCAATACTACAACTTTCAATATCCATTATTCGTGACAGCTTGTCATATGATTGTACAGTTTGCGCTGGCCGCGCTGATCAGAATAATTTGGGCCGACAAGTTTAGGCCCAAAGAGAGACCCATGAGGGGTGACTACCT GACAAAGATCTTGCCTACAGCGGCTTCTACAGGTGGCGATATAGGACTGTCAAATTTGAGTTTGAAGACCATCACCTTGAGTCTCTACA CCATGTGCAAGTCTTCGACGCTCATTttcgtcctcatcttcgcctttgcctttcgCCTCGAAACCTACTCTCTTCGTCTCATATCGGtcatctccctcatctcctttggTGTCTTCTGCATGGTTTTCAACACTACCACAGTATCTATCCCAGGTATCCTGATGGTCTTTTCTGCTTCCGCTCTTGGTGGTTTACGCTGGGCGTTGACAGAGCTGGTGATGCACAAGAAGGCGATGGGGCTTTCAAACCCTTTTGCTACTATTTTTTGGCTGGCACCGCTAATGGCAGTGACACTAGCAATTGCTAGCATGATTGTAGAAGGGTGGTTTGGGATTCTGAGGAGTGAGTTCTTTGAAGGCTGGAGGGCGATAGAGACTGGTGGTGTCATTGTGTTGCCGGGGACGTTGGCTTTCGCGATGGTCGCGAGTGAATACTT TGTCATCCAGCGGGCCGGCGTTGTTCCGCTTTCGATTGCGGGTATCTTTAAGGAAGTGTCAACAATCTCCATATCGGCTTGGGTGTTTGGAGATCAGTTGACAACATTCAACATCATTGGAGTGGTTATCACTATCACTG GTATCGCCTTGTACTCGTTCCACAAGTATCAGAAATCGATATCCTCTACCGTTGAGCTAGACGCGGAAGGAAAACCTATTACTACAGATGACTCTGCCGAACCTCTTATAGCCCCTTCCCACACTCGACACTCTTCTGTCGGTAATCGCCAGTCTTATGAGCATGACCCATTGGCATCGATCACCAACAACGTTCCTCTATCTTACCTTTCCTCATCAGCtaatccttcttcacacGACGTCTCGCTGACATCAACGGGagcgagagagagagaagaggaagaggtgaacaaggcaaaggatgactttgaaggGTGGGATCGGCCGGGAGAATGGAGtgtagatgaggaagagttggaagaagttgccgaggaagaggtggagcGGAGAATgcgggagagagaaggacaAATGGATAAACAAGGCAAATGGGGAGAATGGTTAAACAAGCGGATGTAG
- a CDS encoding mitochondrial import receptor subunit TOM40, with product MSIPTEKPAGPSAFTPYLDAVANVFHPVSGPVLNTYARFHGWKENMGLVQPGTVENLTRDVQQVQLANWMFDGARADVAKVISGNPAFQLTHSFSLGSTTRPAAYNFGVIFANAKTFLQGGLDGSGSLTMRANQTWSARDLSKVQAQVTDKPGHTMVQFEHDHIGDHYTFSWKSINPNLLDFTGIHMASLLHSVSPRLSLGFETVIQYPEPAILQTATSYVAKLTSLPNPVAALTPTAPGLPSPFVPSWTATGHLQPDGNIQATYYQKLSDKVDVALDFQTILRPQSMLGPAKREALTTLAAKYDFRMATFRGQIDSAGKVGMYLEQRFTPAFAFLVAGEIDHAKNASKFGVGIMIESSTMTQEEMIAAGMLTPV from the exons ATGTCCATCCCCACAGAGAAGCCTGCTGGGCCCAGCGCATTCACACCGTACCTCGATGCTGTCGCCAACGTCTTCCACCCCGTTTCCGGCCCCGTTTTGAACACTTATGCCAGATTCCACGGCTGGAAGGAGAACATGGGTTTGGTCCAGCCCGGTACTGTGGAGAACTTGACCAGGGATGTGCAGC AGGTGCAACTCGCCAACTGGATGTTTGACGGTGCCAGAGCAGATGTGGCCAAGGTCATTTCTGGTAACCCTGCTTTCCAGTTGACAcattctttctctctcgGATCCACCACCCGGCCCGCCGCTTACAACTTTGGTGTCATTTTTGCTAATGCCAAG ACTTTCTTACAAGGCGGTCTCGACGGTAGCGGCTCTCTGACCATGCGCGCCAACCAAACTTGGTCCGCCCGAGATCTTTCCAAGGTCCAGGCTCAGGTTACCGACAAGCCTGGCCACACCATGGTTCAGTTCGAACACGACCACATCGGAGACCACTACACCTTCTCCTGGAAATCCATCAACCCCAACCTCCTCGACTTTACCGGTATCCACATGgcttccctcctccattcTGTCTCTCCCCGACTCTCTCTTGGTTTCGAGACTGTGATCCAATACCCCGAACCCGCCATCCTTCAGACCGCAACCTCTTATGTCGCCAAGCTCACCTCCTTGCCCAACCCCGTTGCTGCCCTTACCCCTACCGCCCCTggccttccttcccccttCGTCCCCAGCTGGACAGCTACCGGCCATCTCCAGCCCGACGGTAACATCCAAGCGACTTACTACCAGAAGCTTTCCGACAAAGTCGATGTTGCTCTTGACTTCCAGACCATCCTCCGACCACAGTCCATGTTGGGCCCTGCCAAGAGGGAGGCTTTGACAACTTTGGCTGCCAAGTACGACTTCAGGATGGCTACTTTCAGAGGACAGATTGACAGCGCGGGTAAGGTTGGCATGTACCTCGAACAGAGGTTCACTCCTGCTTTCGCCTTCCTTGTTGCCGGAGAGATTGACCACGCCAAG AACGCTTCCAAGTTTGGTGTTGGCATTATGATTGAGTCCTCTACGATGACCcaggaggagatgattgcCGCTGGCATGTTGACCCCTGTGTAA
- a CDS encoding cell cycle checkpoint protein, whose product MSQSSDRSLKRTDSSGSKGSTMSSSLASSSAGSSKPMKKMGSLSSFQASLNFKSHGLVSNKKEQDRKLMPPPSRSVSPVKMGSSHKAPETSSSSKGVKVPSTKEKGKGKSPEVIEVLSSDEEEQRQAKATRKESKPPQSAKKEKKRDTAQMWTDLYAPTLEADLAPGKARIQKVKGWLHESLYGYPPDVRPPPLPTRDKLRKYRRILLMTGPAGAGKTTTVRLLAEQMGVDIIEWGESVEEWSLGNGIERESSISKFSSFLSRNSYPSLNLSQSPLSLSSRLVSQSRPRLILLTALPNLTHLPTRDAFHEALLTFCQTFTHSSCPMIIIHSDAGSGGRAEESWMDRDKGGREGAVDVVGKDVKNGPWCQELDFIPVAPTFILKALNRVISLTPLPPAQRPGKATLQLIAQSSNGDLRSAINSLQLLCGGRKHGDMDKVGKKRREREEEVASGAKGTGKGRGSMGGRGAKLDVSSELRAVLDAVTRKEQSLNLFHALGKVFYNKRLGDPNEGKDEDQEVLSAIRQLPPEDPLPQHLSGYTRRKALVQMEDFIPSIPIDASSFALWTHQTFPSFCSDVEQVAEGMDYLCVADVMRTDDDIWHSSPQSIAYSLYLTIRGIHLALPSPVTRNRQKVLKPQFFKAFAQGRENQLALEGVGRYLEKKGTMSSNREAAAWGGLVGKRVMACEMVPMMVKIQSLSNYPLLPSSAQPLVFPSYTPLTQSRISSTQDELTAKAELGEDEGENLEATMAGDDGMGDMRGHEHLGESVWDDEGVEEDEEGEEDYLVDDDIVDWD is encoded by the exons ATGAGCCAGTCAAGCGACAGGAGCCTCAAGAGGACTGACAGTAGTGGCTCCAAAGGCTCAACAATGTCGTCCTCCCTAGCATCCTCATCTGCGGGGTCTTCAAAACCGATGAAAAAGATGGGAAGCTTGAGCTCT TTTCAAGCGTCGCTCAACTTCAAATCTCATGGTTTGGTGTCAAACAAAAAGGAGCAAGACCGTAAACTCATGCCGCCGCCTTCAAGATCTGTATCCCCAGTCAAGATGGGCTCGTCTCACAAGGCGCCAGAGACAAGTAGCAGCTCAAAGGGAGTAAAAGTCCCTAGTACCAAAgaaaagggcaaaggcaaaagtCCAGAGGTTATTGAGGTGCTCAGCAGtgacgaagaggaacaGCGTCAAGCGAAGGCGACAAGGAAAGAGTCGAAGCCACCGCAATctgcgaagaaggaaaagaagagggatacAGCACAGATGTGGACCGATCTTTATGCTCCAACGCTTGAA GCCGATCTGGCTCCAGGTAAAGCTCGAATACAGAAAGTCAAGGGGTGGCTTCACGAGTCACTTTATGGATATCCTCCTGATGTGCgaccacctcctctccctaCTCGCGACAAGTTACGGAAGTATAGG CGGATACTACTCATGACGGGACCAGCTGGGGCAGGCAAGACGACTACAGTCAGATTACTGGCAGAACAGATGGGAGTGGATATTATTGAATGGGGAGAAAGCGTCGAGGAATGGAGTCTAGGGAATGGCATAG AGCGCGAATCCTCAATATCCAaattctcttccttcctgtcTCGTAACTCTTACCCATCCTTGAACCTCTCCCAATCGCCTTTATCTTTATCTTCTCGATTGGTCTCCCAGTCTAGACCTCGACTCATCTTACTGACCGCTTTACCGAACCTGACTCATCTACCTACTCGAGATGCTTTTCATGAGGCTCTCCTGACATTCTGTCAAACATTTACTCACTCTTCTTGCCCCATGATTATCATACACAGTGATGCCGGATCAGGAGGGAGAGCTGAGGAGAGCTGGATGGATAGAGATAAAggggggagggaaggagcGGTGGACGTTGTTGGGAAAGATGTTAAGAATGGGCCATGGTGCCAGGAACTAGA CTTCATACCGGTCGCACCAactttcatcctcaaagctCTCAACCGAGTGATCTCTCTCacccctcttccaccagcGCAACGCCCTGGAAAAGCCACTCTTCAGCTGATCGCGCAATCTTCGAATGGTGACCTCAGATCGGCTATAAATTCCCTACAACTATTGTGTGGTGGACGGAAACACGGAGACATGGATAAAGTTGGGAAGAAacgaagagaaagagaagaggaagttgCTTCTGGGGCGAAAGGCACAGGCAAAGGGCGCGGGAGTATGGGCGGGAGAGGAGCGAAGCTGGATGTGAGCTCCGAGCTAAGAGCTGT ACTGGATGCTGTTACACGGAAAGAGCAATCACTCAATTTATTTCACGCACTTGGTAAAGTATTCTATAATAAAC GCCTCGGTGACCCAAAtgaagggaaagatgaagatcaagaagtTCTCTCAGCCATTCGCCAATTACCGCCAGAAGATCCCTTACCACAGCATTTGTCTGGATACACCCGCCGAAAAGCGCTTGTTCAAATGGAG GATTTTATACCCAGTATACCTATCGAcgcatcttcttttgcgCTTTGGACTCATCAAACCTTCCCGTCATTTTGTAGCGACGTCGAGCAAGTGGCTGAGGGAATGGACTATCTCTGTGTGGCTGATGTGATGCGTACCGATGATGACATT TGGCATTCTTCACCGCAATCAATCGCGTACTCCCTCTACTTGACCATCCGTGGTATacatcttgcccttccttcaccagTTACTCGTAATCGTCAAAAAGTGCTAAAACCTCAATTCTTCAAAGCCTTTGCCCAAGGTAGAGAGAATCAGCTCGCTTTGGAAGGAGTGGGACGAtacttggagaagaaaggtaCAATGTCCAGCAATCGCGAGGCAGCTGCCTGGGGTGGGCTGGTAGGCAAGAGAGTGATGGCGTGTGAGATGGTGCCAATGATGGTTAAAATACAGTCTCTCTCCAATT ACCCACTGCTTCCCTCCTCTGCTCAGCCCTTAGTATTTCCGTCATATACCCCTCTAACTCAATCTCGCATCTCATCAACTCAAGATGAACTCACCGCAAAGGCAGAGCTaggcgaggatgaaggagagaacTTAGAGGCTACGATGGCAGGTGATGACGGGATGGGAGATATGAGGGGTCATGAGCACCTTGGAGAGAGTGTTTGGGACGATGAGGGcgtggaagaggatgaagaaggagaagaggattaTTTGGTGGACGATGATATCGTCGATTGGGATTAG
- a CDS encoding transmembrane protein → MSALFNFQSLLLVLLLLICTCTYVRGTAPSLVDRNREGFLGLFFKCARIGERLSPYVSLACIAMAVTIILGS, encoded by the exons ATG TCTGCCTTGTTCAACTTTCaatcgcttcttcttgtccttctccttcttatATGCACGTGCACATACGTTCGGGGGACTGCTCCTAGTTTGGTTGACCGGAATCGAGAAGG ATTCCTTGGGTTATTCTTCAAGTGTGCTAGGATAGGAGAGCGCTTGTCACCCTATGTTTCTCTGGCGTGCATAGCAATGGCGGTCACTATAATTTTGGGATCATGA